Proteins encoded by one window of Yamadazyma tenuis chromosome 2, complete sequence:
- a CDS encoding uncharacterized protein (EggNog:ENOG503P244; COG:S) — MKPSSQQFISLVHCSAGKADYQKTIKVDSITQIDWKKPFCIYKPRLGSYNPDHPHDTVRNLAAKMMPGGLNTSMETQTSASTTGTVFGYLRDKFDKILERVTGNNKIVQYTGERTNRHIQDIEGATLQASMEWESRNLVCYKLARRRKYSKLDLSFYVPSTFVGGLFECGVSPEQKRKMFQEFKMPNTVRSFDVECEPEISRPLMPLIADYSTNQWWDVSKNIFSPSAFQNIPYLTTSDRFDLRFSVYGSPDTSSANWASKIRVNEDYDYSGLDPHLFSEVVASTSDFIFKALKPIDFTTLIKQNEELTNYKIAGKPIAESDLIINALKKLNLDQKMGILLSLQPSKFLEILQRLQNKWDSLFKHDE, encoded by the coding sequence TCCCAGCAGTTTATAAGCTTAGTTCATTGTTCAGCAGGTAAAGCCGACTATCAAAAGACCATCAAAGTGGACTCAATTACACAGATTGATTGGAAGAAGCCATTTTGCATTTACAAGCCCAGATTGGGATCTTATAATCCCGATCATCCACATGATACCGTGAGAAacttggctgcaaaaatgATGCCTGGAGGTTTGAACACACTGATGGAAACACAAACACTGGCTTCTACTACAGGAACAGTATTTGGATACCTCAGagacaagtttgacaagatcCTAGAGAGAGTCACTGGTAATAACAAGATTGTTCAGTATACGGGAGAGAGAACAAACAGACATATTCAAGATATAGAGGGAGCTACCCTTCAAGCATCTATGGAGTGGGAGTCTCGCAACCTTGTTTGTTACAAGTTAGCAAGACGTCGAAAGTACTCAAAACTAGACTTGAGCTTTTATGTACCCCTGACATTTGTTGGAGGTCTCTTTGAATGTGGAGTGTCGCCTGAGCAGAAGAGAAAGATGTTCCAGGAGTTCAAGATGCCAAATACCGTTCGAAGCTTTGACGTTGAATGTGAGCCTGAAATATCCCGGCCTTTGATGCCTTTGATTGCAGACTACAGCACGAACCAATGGTGGGATGTTAGTAAGAATATATTCAGTCCTTCTGCATTTCAGAATATTCCATACTTGACAACTTCAGATCGATTTGATTTGAGATTTTCTGTTTATGGATCACCAGACACATCCTCAGCTAACTGGGCATCCAAAATCAGGGTCAACGAAGATTATGACTATAGTGGCTTGGATCCACATCTATTTTCGGAAGTGGTAGCATCAACTTCAGATTTCATTTTTAAGGCTTTAAAACCCATTGATTTTACTACTTTGATCAAGCAAAATGAGGAGTTGACAAACTATAAAATTGCCGGAAAGCCAATAGCTGAAAGTGACCTTATCATCAATGCCTTAAAGAAATTAAATTTGGATCAAAAAATGGGGATTTTACTTAGTCTTCAGCCTTCCaaatttcttgaaatccTTCAAAGATTGCAGAACAAATGGGATTCTTTATTCAAGCATGATGAGTAA
- the FLC1 gene encoding ML-like domain (COG:U; EggNog:ENOG503NW1I) has protein sequence MLFHMWTLLLWANITLATRSLMATSLVTCSEKSLITPSYFNVTFNPDDLSLRYNIDLTTDISGYVIGHVYVYAYGFLLIEDKIDLCSLGWKQFCPVYPGSLQIDSIQYISKKTAALLPGIAYQVPDIDAIVKVYVVDRDSGETLSCLQSSFSNGKTVSQVGAKWATAVIAGLGLLIAAFLSTFGNSNAASNVSANAVSLFLYFQSVVVVSMQSVDRLPPIASAWAENLAWSMGLIRVKFMQDIFRWYVQSTGGTPTTYFMGTTKQILVQRAYDYLENLHSYVKRGLEYSLHSNSNLIVLRGIKRIGYDSHIEPTSIVATGFTFFVLIGYLLIFILFILKQIVDLLIQTKKLNPNSFNYFRRSFGTIIKGTTLRYIYIGFTQLVILSLWEFTQNDSPAMIVLSVLSLLMVFAVIGWSLYRTFRVGKASIQQFNNPAALLYGDETILNKYGFCYTMFNASKYWFGTVIVAYNLIKGIFISLCQPAAKVSVVVVFVLDLAYTIYLFTQAPYLNKPTNIINYIMAIVITINSFLFMFFSDLFGQPAPVASIMAWVFFILNAAFSLILLLFIIVFSALSVLSKNPDARFAPAKDDRTSFQRMSSIKRNSQYSEEKTAHHSANELMALGVAAQDHTTNWEQEMYKLGNVSAGTAQPSSDKDILTPELGHEKSSEVDFEETEQHNSTESIDEPQSFLGARLKSLSRSLSKKKKTDNNANDGNLTRLSDTLMHEDSFSHPEPTISHQRNQSNYSDFVNNPTDKRNVV, from the coding sequence ATGTTGTTCCATATGTGGACCCTCCTCTTGTGGGCCAACATTACCCTTGCTACCCGGTCGCTTATGGCAACCTCGTTAGTTACATGTTCTGAAAAATCATTAATTACTCCATCTTACTTCAATGTTACTTTCAATCCTGATGATCTTTCTTTGCGGTACAACATCGACTTGACCACTGACATCAGTGGATATGTCATCGGTCATGTGTATGTGTACGCCTATGGGTTTTTGCTAATCGAAGATAAAATCGACTTGTGTAGCTTGGGATGGAAACAGTTTTGTCCGGTGTACCCAGGTTCTTTGCAAATCGACAGTATCCAGTATATCAGCAAGAAGACTGCGGCACTTCTTCCCGGAATTGCCTACCAGGTTCCTGACATCGATGCCATTGTGAAGGTGTACGTGGTGGATAGAGATTCGGGAGAAACCCTCAGTTGTTTgcaatcaagtttttcCAATGGGAAGACCGTGTCTCAGGTGGGAGCCAAGTGGGCAACTGCCGTTATTGCTGggttggggttgttgattGCCGCCTTTTTGTCGACTTTTGGAAACTCCAACGCCGCTTCCAACGTTTCTGCCAATGCCGTTTCCTTGTTCTTGTACTTCCAATCTGTTGTAGTTGTTAGTATGCAAAGTGTCGACAGATTACCACCAATTGCTTCGGCGTGGGCAGAGAACTTGGCCTGGTCTATGGGATTGATCAGAGTCAAGTTCATGCAAGATATCTTCAGATGGTATGTCCAAAGTACTGGTGGAACTCCCACCACCTATTTTATGGGTACCACCAAACAGATCTTGGTGCAAAGAGCGTATGACTACTTGGAGAATTTACATTCGTATGTGAAAAGAGGTCTTGAATACTCTCTTCATTCAAACTCCAATTTGATTGTGTTGAGAGGAATCAAGAGAATCGGTTATGATAGTCACATTGAACCTACCTCCATAGTCGCAACTGGCTTTACGTTTTTTGTGTTGATTGGgtacttgttgatattcATTTTGTTCATCCTCAAGCAGATTGTagacttgttgattcaaaccaagaaattgaatCCTAATAGCTTTAACTACTTTAGGAGATCTTTCGGCACCATTATCAAGGGTACCACTTTAAGATACATTTACATTGGTTTCACTcagttggtgattttgtcGTTGTGGGAGTTCACCCAAAACGATTCTCCAGCCATGATTGTGTTGTCAGTCTTatctttgttgatggtttttGCCGTGATTGGTTGGTCTCTTTACAGAACTTTCAGAGTGGGTAAGGCTTCTATCCAACAGTTCAACAATCCAGCGGCTTTGTTGTATGGTGATGAAACCATATTGAATAAGTATGGTTTCTGCTATACCATGTTCAATGCCTCAAAATATTGGTTTGGTACTGTGATTGTGGCTTACAACCTCATCAAAGGTATTTTCATTAGTTTGTGCCAACCGGCTGCCAAGGTTtctgtggtggtggtgttcgTGCTTGATTTAGCTTACACCATTTACTTGTTCACTCAAGCACCCTACTTGAATAAGCCGACAAACATTATCAATTATATTATGGCGATtgtcatcaccatcaactcATTCCTTTTCATGTTCTTTTCGGACTTGTTTGGCCAACCTGCTCCGGTAGCTTCCATTATGGCCTGGGTGttcttcattttgaatGCTGCATTttcgttgattttgttgcTTTTCATCATTGTTTTCAGTGCTTTAAGCGTTCTTTCTAAGAACCCTGATGCTCGTTTTGCTCCAGCAAAAGATGACAGAACCTCTTTCCAAAGAATGTCGTCCATAAAGCGGAATTCTCAATACTCCGAGGAAAAGACTGCTCACCATAGtgccaatgaattgatgGCGTTGGGTGTGGCTGCGCAAGATCATACCACCAACTGGGAACAAGAAATGTATAAGTTAGGTAACGTTTCAGCAGGTACCGCTCAACCTTCCAGTGATAAAGACATTTTAACCCCAGAACTTGGGCATGAAAAATCAAGTgaggttgattttgaagaaaccgaACAACACAATAGTACTGAGTCGATTGATGAACCTCAAAGCTTTTTGGGTGCTCgattgaagagtttgtcAAGGTCtttgtcaaagaagaagaaaacagATAATAATGCAAATGATGGAAACTTAACCAGATTAAGTGATACCTTGATGCATGAGGACAGTTTCTCTCATCCGGAACCAACTATTTCCCACCAGAGAAACCAGTCAAACTACTCAGACTTTGTCAATAACCCAACTGACAAGAGAAACGTTGTATGA
- a CDS encoding lon protease-like protein 2, peroxisomal (MEROPS:MER0000485; EggNog:ENOG503NUKI; COG:O) has product MNLTLPTYRLDSNLVLLPGIIYNVTFSRFKAAALLSRYKDKIADISLIKNLLNEYEFDKDDYLSQEAVDGISSFCKYEHGTDNLKEFDWLVLAVIPNLEKIKKSNEEIKSDVVTVAKVIGITDDASNVRLTLQALSRGSVVKNAFVAKKNESVVKVDSNLHVDNVFKNHKKLNRNVQELFSNIDKFLIEYRQALLKSKTDATRDLLALNPLANALYLQLSGSKDFNKAYQSLQKLFQSFEANMSSDPTKFDHTTFLRLIDLTCAIIPFPNHHKLMLLNKFKVNDRISEINNMVSSLNEVFNNLFSNSSFVNHWFFNEASNIQRATVVANQLKSIRMVLESMSKNSAKDKKQLVRKRPSTSGSLGDGSQPPNDEDEEDDDDLGAITTFIKNKLPQISSLSSDTKRLIVKDFKRIKSSSPGNADYHVIRNYLDIVTDLPWDKFVSKFQSNQDIDINAAKAQLDKDHYGLENVKRRLIQYLVVLKLLGSNAAKEFEVVAQKQQDTAKSVGANNDQAIMIENSDETAKARREAILQNEKSKQLSIDKDTNEKNIIVSKNNKSPIIMLAGPPGIGKTSLAKSIASSLGRNFQRVSLGGIKDESEIRGHRRTYVGAMPGVIVQSLRKARSMNPVILLDEIDKVIGGSSNAANKFNGDPSAALLEVLDPEQNTSFTDHYLGFPIDLSQVIFICTANEPHNLSRPLLDRLEMIELTAYDYFEKLVIGQKYLLPRQITRNGLPTQDLIDISDDVLTKIINGYTREAGVRNLERKLGTICRYKAVEYSKSLTEGMYNAKIDEYDLPKYLGVPYPNMSMEIYSTPNQIGIVNGLSYNGEGSGSVLTFESIGFSNPEKGGSLNMTGRLGEVLMESAKIGLTFIKSIIYNNALSLPTEEMDSLITKFKNLEIHLHVPMGSIQKDGPSAGITMALSFLSLILERPVPQDLAMTGEITLRGMVLPIGGLKEKILGANLSGIKRVIAPRENRKDIIEEYVKAINDDSKLNALLADNDKKYYQNVEPETYFFDKYGIQLFYAREFWDVVSVVWGEDVIKEPTRLVEYHI; this is encoded by the coding sequence ATGAACTTAACGTTACCAACGTATAGGCTAgattccaacttggtgttgttgcCTGGAATCATCTACAACGTGACATTCTCTCGGTTCAAAGCCGCTGCCTTATTGTCACGTTATAAAGATAAGATTGCAGATATCTCGCTCATTAAGAATCTTCTCAATGAATATGAATTCGATAAAGACGACTACCTATCACAAGAAGCCGTCGATGGAATCAGCAGCTTCTGCAAGTATGAACATGGAACTGACAATCTTAAAGAATTTGACTGGCTTGTGTTGGCGGTTATCCcaaacttggagaagattAAGAAATCAAATGAGGAGATCAAATCTGATGTCGTTACTGTGGCCAAAGTCATTGGTATCACCGACGATGCCAGCAATGTACGCTTGACACTTCAGGCGTTAAGCAGAGGGAGTGTTGTCAAGAATGCTTTTGTTGCTAAAAAGAACGAGAGTGTTGTTAAAGTGGACTCCAATTTGCACGTCGACAACGTCTTTAAAAACCataagaagttgaacagAAACGTCCAGGAATTGTTTAGTAACATCGATAAATTCCTCATTGAGTATCGTCAAGCGTTGCTCAAGTCTAAAACTGATGCCACCAGAGATTTACTTGCTTTGAACCCTTTGGCAAATGCTTTGTATTTGCAGTTGTCGGGATCCAAGGACTTCAATAAGGCCTATCAAAGCTTACAGAAACTATTCCAGTCGTTTGAAGCTAACATGTCTAGCGATCCTACCAAGTTCGATCACACGACCTTTTTGAGACTTATTGACCTAACTTGTGCTATTATCCCGTTCCCCAACCACCATAAGTTGATGCTATTGAATAAATTCAAAGTCAACGACCGGATTCTGGAGATCAATAATATGGTGTCGTCCTTAAACGAAGTCTTCAATAACCTATTCAGCAATAGCAGTTTCGTTAATCACTGGTTTTTCAACGAAGCTTCTAATATTCAAAGAGCCACTGTGGTTGCCAATCAGTTGAAGTCAATAAGAATGGTTTTGGAAAGTATGAGCAAGAATTCAgccaaagacaagaaaCAGCTTGTTCGTAAGAGACCCAGTACTAGTGGATCTTTGGGAGATGGTAGTCAACCCCCtaatgatgaagatgaagaggatgacgatgacTTGGGTGCAATCACGaccttcatcaagaatAAATTACCCCAGATTTCAAGTTTGTCCAGTGACACAAAGAGGTTAATTGTAAAGGATTTTAAGCGGATTAAGTCTTCCAGTCCTGGTAACGCTGACTATCATGTGATCAGAAACTATCTAGACATTGTAACCGATTTACCTTGGGACAAGTTTGTATCGAAGTTCCAATCTAACCAAGACATCGACATCAATGCAGCGAAAGCCCAACTTGATAAAGACCATTATGGATTAGAGAACGTCAAGAGAAGATTGATCCAATATTTGGTAGTGTTGAAACTCTTGGGATCAAATGCCGCTAAAGAATTCGAGGTGGTAgcccaaaaacaacaagatACCGCCAAGTCCGTTGGTGCTAACAATGACCAAGCCATAATGATTGAAAACAGTGATGAGACTGCCAAAGCTCGTAGGGAAGCTATTTTACAAAATGAAAAGTCGAAACAATTGTCAATTGACAAGGACACAAACGAAAAGAATATTATCGTTAGTAAGAACAATAAGTCCCCCATTATCATGTTGGCAGGTCCTCCCGGAATTGGTAAAACgtctttggccaagtctATTGCTTCAAGTTTGGGAAGGAACTTCCAAAGGGTATCTTTGGGAGGTATAAAAGACGAATCTGAAATCAGAGGACACAGAAGGACCTACGTTGGAGCTATGCCGGGGgtaattgttcaaagtcttAGAAAGGCCAGATCAATGAACCCCGTCATCTTGTTGGACGAAATCGATAAGGTTATTGGTGGCTCTTCCAACGCtgccaacaagttcaatggaGACCCTTCAGCCGCTTTATTGGAAGTGTTGGACCCCGAGCAGAACACTTCGTTTACAGACCATTACCTTGGATTCCCTATTGACTTGTCTCAAGTAATCTTTATTTGTACTGCCAATGAACCTCACAACTTATCCAGGCCTTTGTTGGACCGGTTGGAAATGATCGAGTTGACAGCATACGACTACtttgagaagttggtgattgGCCAAAAGTATTTGCTCCCCCGACAAATCACCAGAAATGGGTTACCAACCCAGGATCTCATTGACATCTCCGATGATGTGTTgaccaaaatcatcaatggCTATACACGGGAAGCCGGTGTCAGAAACTTGGAGAGAAAGTTGGGAACCATTTGCAGATACAAGGCAGTTGAATattccaagtcattgacaGAAGGTATGTACAATGCCAAGATCGATGAATACGACTTGcccaagtacttgggaGTGCCCTATCCCAACATGTCGATGGAGATCTACAGCACCCCCAACCAAATTGGTATCGTCAATGGGTTATCTTACAATGGTGAGGGAAGCGGCTCAGTGTTAACGTTTGAGAGTATAGGTTTCAGCAACCCCGAAAAAGGAGGCTCGTTGAACATGACAGGTCGTCTCGGCGAAGTGTTGATGGAAAGTGCCAAAATCGGGCTCACTTTCATCAAGCTGATCATCTACAATAATGCGTTGAGCTTACCCACTGAGGAAATGGATCtgttgatcaccaaattcaaaaacttggaaatccaCTTGCATGTTCCCATGGGATCTATCCAGAAAGATGGACCTTCGGCCGGTATTACCATGGCCTTACTGTTCTTGTCGTTAATATTGGAGAGACCCGTTCCTCAGGATTTGGCCATGACGGGAGAAATCACCCTCCGAGGAATGGTTTTACCAATTGGAGGACTCAAAGAAAAAATCTTGGGTGCCAACTTGAGTGGGATAAAACGTGTCATTGCTCCCAGAGAGAACAGAAAGGATATAATTGAAGAGTACGTAAAGGCCATTAATGACGATTCGAAATTGAATGCGCTCTTGGCGGATAACGACAAGAAATACTACCAGAACGTTGAGCCAGAAACATACTTTTTCGATAAATATGGGATTCAGCTCTTCTACGCCCGCGAGTTTTGGGACGTGGTGTCAGTGGTCTGGGGTGAGGACGTCATCAAAGAACCCACCCGGCTCGTGGAGTATCATATTTAG
- a CDS encoding uncharacterized protein (COG:Q; EggNog:ENOG503NUGI) — protein MLRRTLATNAPNHQFNVFDRVAKLAQRSRFPKINPQESKKVEYLRDEVATKTIERLAFITRDLTNTLDFGSNGGNLLKNLCIPTVIPPDASTEMSQHLTQLNKDKLTIRNRISNYTMFDSSQEILHRDVHESYWDAFAGTTDRVVGDEEKFNHPVLKSDYFDSVISNLSLHWINDLPGTLANINRVLKPDGLFLGTLFGGDTLYELRTALQLAELERKGGLSPRVSPLVELNDVGTLLNRAGFNMLTIDTEEIVVGGFPDIVSVCNDLQLMGEQNAVLSRSGYLDRDLLLAANEIYKALHGEKGPDGTVTLPVTFSVIFMIGWKKSENQPQPLPRGSGQVNLKDIL, from the coding sequence ATGTTGAGAAGAACATTAGCCACAAACGCCCCGAACCACCAGTTTAATGTATTTGACCGAGTGGCCAAACTTGCACAACGGAGCCGGTttcccaaaatcaaccccCAGGAATCCAAAAAAGTTGAGTACCTTCGAGATGAGGTGGCCACCAAGACCATCGAGAGACTAGCATTTATCACCAGAGACTTGACAAATACCCTTGACTTCGGGTCCAATGGCGgcaacttgttgaagaatctcTGTATCCCCACTGTCATCCCGCCCGATGCCTCCACAGAGATGAGCCAGCATTTGACCCAACTCAATAAAGACAAACTCACCATACGCAACCGGATTTCCAATTACACAATGTTCGATTCCTCCCAGGAAATTCTCCACCGGGACGTCCATGAGTCGTATTGGGATGCATTTGCTGGCACCACCGATCGGGTGGTGGGAGATGAAGAGAAATTCAACCATCCGGTGTTGAAGTCCGACTACTTTGACTCGGTGATCTCAAACCTTTCTTTGCATTGGATCAATGACTTACCAGGAACCTTGGCCAACATCAACCGGGTGTTGAAGCCAGACGGGTTGTTTTTGGGAACGCTTTTTGGGGGTGACACTCTCTATGAGTTGAGGACGGCGTTGCAATTGGCAGAATTGGAGAGAAAAGGAGGTCTTTCTCCCCGTGTAAGTCCTCTAGTGGAACTCAACGACGTGGGGACGTTATTGAACCGAGCCGGGTTCAACATGCTCACGATTGACACCGAGGAAATTGTGGTGGGTGGGTTTCCTGATATTGTGTCGGTATGTAATGATTTGCAACTCATGGGAGAACAAAACGCTGTGTTGAGTCGGTCGGGATATTTGGATAGAGATCTTTTACTTGCGGCCAACGAGATTTACAAGGCGTTACATGGAGAGAAAGGCCCCGATGGAACTGTGACTTTGCCAGTTACTTTCAGTGTGATTTTCATGATTgggtggaagaagagtgAAAACCAGCCCCAACCGTTGCCCAGAGGCAGTGGCcaggtgaacttgaaggacaTATTATAG
- a CDS encoding uncharacterized protein (EggNog:ENOG503NUYQ; COG:U) has protein sequence MSASSIDKQPHYTEDAPINLEDDRVENYIKQDLKWWKQSHLIKLNFLLFLCTLASTNNGYDGSMLNGLQSLESWNKKINPSGDSVKLGALSNGTIFGSIIGLPIVPYIVDRWGRRVGIFSGQLLCLIGAILQGVSTNYAFFLSARMVLGLGNAFMVVSAPALISEIAFPSHREAATGFYNTCWYLGAFLAAWITYGTNKLGTENNWAWRIPSFLQGFMPLVQVLTIFFVPESPRFHVSKGQFDKAEAMLRKHHIGGSNDPMDLALIDFEMKEIQLAIELEKLNTESSYWDFIKLKNFRKRTFLVFYTPCIMQLSGNGLVSYYLNKVLNSIGITDSDRQLQINGFLMMYNMFLSMGVAFVFKYFKRRKMFLFSIASMLICYILWTILSALAVKRHYPTSLSNGVLAFIFLFYASYDIGLNGLPILYITEILPYTHRAKGLNLFQFGQTCTLIFNGYVNPVAMDAIEWKYYIVWCCNLAVELVVVYFFYPETNLHKDTTLEEIGQIFGDPISDSRLMSISHEEKLEVEHSA, from the coding sequence ATGAGCGCTTCTAGCATTGACAAACAGCCTCATTACACTGAAGATGCACCTAttaatcttgaagatgatcgGGTCGAAAACTATATCAAGCAAGACTTGAAGTGGTGGAAACAATCCCACTTGATTAAGTTGAACTTTTTATTATTTCTTTGTACTTTGGCCAGTACCAACAATGGGTATGATGGGTCGATGTTGAACGGTTTACAAAGTTTGGAGTCCTGGAACAAAAAAATCAACCCTAGTGGTGATTCAGTGAAGTTGGGGGCTTTGTCAAATGGTACTATTTTTGGAAGTATCATTGGTCTTCCTATAGTTCCCTACATTGTGGACAGATGGGGAAGAAGAGTGGGGATTTTTAGTGGCCAGcttttgtgtttgattGGAGCCATTTTACAGGGGGTTAGTACCAACTACGCTTTCTTCCTTTCGGCAAGAATGGTTTTAGGTCTTGGTAATGCATTCATGGTGGTTAGTGCTCCCGCTCTTATTTCTGAAATCGCTTTCCCATCCCACAGAGAAGCTGCTACTGGGTTCTATAATACTTGTTGGTACTTGGGAGCTTTCCTCGCTGCATGGATTACTTATGGTACTAACAAACTTGGTACTGAAAATAACTGGGCCTGGAGAATTCCAAGTTTCTTGCAAGGTTTCATGCCACTCGTGCAAGTACTTACTATCTTCTTTGTTCCTGAAAGTCCTCGTTTTCATGTTTCAAAGGGACAGTTTGATAAGGCTGAAGCTATGTTGAGAAAACATCATATTGGAGGATCTAACGACCCAATGGACTTGGCGTTGATAGACTTTGAAATGAAAGAAATCCAATTGGCTattgagttggagaagttgaacactGAATCTTCCTACTGggatttcatcaaattgaagaactttaGAAAAAGAAcctttttggtgttttACACTCCATGCATTATGCAGTTGTCCGGAAATGGTTTGGTGTCCTACTATTTGAATAAGGTATTGAACTCCATTGGTATCACCGACTCCGATAGGCAATTGCAAATAAATGGATTCCTTATGATGTACAATATGTTCCTTTCTATGGGAGTGGCATTTgtgttcaagtacttcaagagaagaaaaatgTTTTTATTCTCCATTGCATCCATGTTAATTTGTTACATCTTGTGGACCATTTTATCGGCATTGGCTGTGAAAAGACACTATCCTACGTCTTTATCCAACGGGGTTTTGGCTTTCATCTTCCTTTTCTATGCGTCGTATGATATCGGTCTTAATGGTTTACCCATCTTGTATATCACTGAAATCTTACCTTACACCCACCGTGCTAAaggtttgaacttgttccAGTTTGGTCAAACTTGTACTTTAATTTTCAACGGGTATGTTAATCCTGTGGCCATGGACGCGATCGAGTGGAAATACTACATCGTCTGGTGTTGCAACTTGGCGGTCGAATTGGTGGTTGTGTACTTCTTCTACCCAGAAACAAACTTACACAAGGACACgactttggaagaaatcgGGCAAATCTTTGGAGACCCCATTTCCGACAGCCGTCTTATGTCTATTTCTCATGAGGAAAagcttgaagttgaacacaGTGCTTAA
- the YFH7 gene encoding Putative kinase (COG:F,H; EggNog:ENOG503P476): MPLVFLYSESTMTVDKYLASDIDMLAQRVLKLGEAYDGTNRIIITISGIPGSGKSTVAAKLMLQLNKLTSDVVMLSQDGFHYYRAELHSMPNPSEAIARRGAAFTFNVVRFVELVRKIKYDLNSTIYAPDFSHTLKDPEENKIPIHPHHKVVILEGNYVNIAHGDWKFIGEVATERWMVTADPSLVRDRVIARHLKAGISKTYKDACHRVDTNDLVNAYFILQNSPTPDVEIQN; this comes from the coding sequence ATGCCCCTAGTTTTTTTGTATTCTGAATCGACAATGACGGTGGATAAATATTTGGCCTCTGACATAGACATGTTGGCTCAAAGGGTACTTAAACTTGGTGAAGCTTATGACGGTACCAATCGTATCATTATCACTATTTCTGGGATTCCGGGGTCAGGGAAATCCACcgtggctgcgaaattgATGCTCCAACTAAACAAACTTACCAGCGATGTGGTGATGTTACTGCAGGACGGTTTCCATTACTACCGCGCCGAATTACATCTGATGCCCAATCCCCTGGAGGCCATCGCTAGAAGAGGAGCTGCATTCACTTTCAACGTTGTTCGGTTTGTGGAGCTTGTTCGCAAAATCAAGTACGATTTGAACAGTACCATCTATGCACCTGACTTCAGTCACACGTTAAAAGACCCTGAGGAAAACAAGATACCAATTCACCCGCATCATAAAGTGGTGATTTTAGAAGGAAACTACGTGAATATCGCCCATGGAGATTGGAAATTTATTGGTGAAGTGGCTACAGAAAGATGGATGGTAACAGCAGACCCAAGCCTCGTCCGAGACAGGGTTATTGCTCGTCACTTGAAGGCTGGCATCTCCAAGACATACAAGGATGCGTGCCATCGCGTTGACACCAACGATTTGGTCAACGCTTACTtcattcttcaaaactctCCAACCCCGGATGTCGAAATCCAAAACTGA